From a single Poecilia reticulata strain Guanapo linkage group LG2, Guppy_female_1.0+MT, whole genome shotgun sequence genomic region:
- the dgkh gene encoding diacylglycerol kinase eta, with protein MEDWISSLKSVQSREHYETAQFNVEHFSGMHNWYACSHARPTFCNVCKDSLSGVTSHGLSCEVCKFKAHKRCAVRATNNCKWTTLASIGKDIIEDEDGIAMPHQWLEGNLPVSAKCAVCDKTCGSVLRLQDWRCLWCKAMVHTACMDLYPRKCPLGQCKVSIIPPTALNSIDSDGFWKATCPPSCASPLLVFVNSKSGDNQGVKFLRRFKQLLNPAQVFDLVNGGPHLGLRLFQKFDNFRILVCGGDGSVGWVLSEIDKLNLHKQCQLGVLPLGTGNDLARVLGWGPSCDDDTQLPQILEKLERASTKMLDRWSIMTYEIKIPPKHSCPTTPEGADDCQFHISAYEHSVTTHLTKILNSEQHSVVISSAKILCETVKDFIAKVGKAYEKSTENLEECDSMSLKCAILNEKLDSLLQTLNAESQSLPPLPHCTPPIVEEEQEEEEEEEEEEEEASEESLTELKGKLEEEETEKGRGGSGPPQQLFKSRDQLMLRANSLKKAVRQIIDQAVRVVDEQNAHTDDTELPSPLEFRKDSEDENRDSEKDEDTKELEAVSSARSPCSPTESRVSRSTQSYGPFTITPFTTSKENLPVLNTRIICPGLRAGLAASIAGSSIISKMLLANIDPFGATPFIDPDLDSLDGYMEKCVMNNYFGIGLDAKISLEFNNKREEHPEKCRSRTKNMMWYGVLGTKELLQRTYKNLEQKVQLECDGQYIPLPSLQGIAVLNIPSYAGGTNFWGGTKEDDIFCAPSFDDKILEVVAVFGSMQMAVSRVIKLQHHRIAQCRTVKITILGDEGVPIQVDGEAWIQPPGVIKIQHKNRAQMLTRDRAFENTLKSWEDKLKYDKPPLRPHLYPQQSVDLATEEENALMQMCARAAEELITRICEAAKTNGLLEQELAHAVNAASHAINKMHPKFPESLTRNTAIEVASTVKALHNETESLLLGRVSLQLDPPEEEQLSSALQSLDVELGKLGEIPWLYHILQPNDEEVDCAYVPGPLSGLRQEEQSQQRVPHSAQVQEGEGRQEDEPSVSGEVGHRGGGRLAGTAESRGVQRHLHTARHPRLRAAAPGEEGPKGSGDIESGSYEENPPGN; from the exons ATGGAGGACTGGATCAGTTCGCTCAAGTCCGTCCAGTCCAGGGAGCATTACGAG ACGGCACAGTTTAATGTGGAACATTTCTCAGGGATGCACAACTGGTACGCCTGCTCCCACGCACGGCCCACCTTCTGCAATGTCTGTAAAGACAGCTTGTCTGGGGTCACATCTCATGGCCTCTCCTGCGAAG tgtgCAAGTTCAAAGCCCACAAACGCTGTGCCGTAAGAGCCACTAACAACTGCAAATGGACGACCTTGGCCTCTATAGGGAAGGACATCATTGAAGATGAGGATGGG ATTGCCATGCCTCATCAGTGGTTGGAGGGCAACCTGCCTGTCAGTGCCAAATGTGCCGTGTGTGATAAGACATGTGGCAGCGTGCTAAGGCTGCAGGACTGGCGCTGCCTCTGGTGCAAAGCCATG GTGCATACAGCCTGTATGGACCTGTACCCTCGCAAGTGTCCTCTGGGTCAATGCAAAGTCTCCATCATTCCCCCCACGGCGCTCAACAGCATCGATTCAGATG GCTTCTGGAAGGCCACCTGTCCCCCGTCGTGTGCCAGTCCCCTCCTGGTCTTTGTCAACTCAAAAAGCGGCGACAACCAGGGGGTGAAGTTCTTGCGACGCTTCAAGCAGCTTCTCAACCCGGCCCAAGTCTTCGACCTGGTCAACGGGGGTCCGCACCTCGG CCTGCGTCTGTTCCAGAAGTTTGACAATTTTCGGATCCTGGTGTGTGGCGGGGACGGCAGCGTGGGATGGGTCCTGTCAGAGATAGACAAACTCAATCTCCACAAGCAG TGCCAGCTGGGGGTGTTGCCCCTCGGCACCGGCAACGATCTGGCCCGGGTGCTGGGCTGGGGCCCTTCGTGCGACGATGACACCCAACTGCCCCAGATCCTGGAGAAGCTGGAGCGGGCCAGCACCAAGATGCTGGACCGCTGGAGCATCATGACCTACGAGATCAAGATCCCACCCAAACACAGCTGCCCCACCACACCCGAGGGAGCCGACGACTGCCAG tttcaCATTTCAGCGTATGAACACTCAGTGACCACTCACCTCACAAAGATCCTCAACTCAGAGCAGCACTCTGTGGTCATCTCCTCTGCCAA GATTCTGTGCGAAACAGTGAAGGATTTTATTGCCAAAGTGGGGAAAGCGTATGAGAAAAGCACAGAGAACCTTGAGGAGTGCGACTCCATGTCTCTcaaa TGTGCCATCCTGAACGAGAAGCTGGACTCCCTCCTGCAGACGCTGAACGCAGAGTCCCAGTCCCTGCCGCCGCTTCCCCACTGCACCCCTCCGATCGTGGAAGAAgaacaagaggaggaggaagaggaggaagaagaggaggaggaggccagCGAGGAGAGCCTGACGGAGCTCAAGGggaagctggaggaggaggagacggagaaAGGGCGGGGGGGCAGCGGGCCCCCCCAGCAGCTGTTTAAAAGCCGGGACCAGCTGATGCTCAGGGCCAACAGTCTGAAGAAAGCCGTCCGGCAGATCATAGACCAGGCTGTGAGAG TGGTGGACGAGCAGAACGCCCACACGGATGACACGGAGCTACCGTCGCCACTGGAGTTCAGGAAGGACAGCGAGGACGAGAACAGGGACAGCGAGAAGGACGAGGACACCAAGGAACTGGAGGCGGTGTCGT CCGCCCGGAGCCCCTGCTCCCCGACAGAGAGCAGAGTGAGCCGCAGCACCCAGTCGTACGGCCCCTTCACCATCACCCCCTTCACCACCAGCAAGGAGAACCTCCCCGTGCTCAACACACGCATCATCTGCCCTG ggCTGCGAGCCGGGCTGGCCGCCTCCATCGCCGGAAGCTCCATCATTAGCAAGATGCTGCTGGCTAACATTGACCCGTTCGGCGCGACACCCTTCATCGACCCCGACCTCGACTCGCT AGATGGCTACATGGAGAAATGCGTCATGAATAACTACTTTGGCATCGGCTTGGACGCCAAGATCTCTCTGGAGTTCAACAACAAGAGAGAGGAGCATCCAGAGAAATGCAG GAGTCGTACGAAGAACATGATGTGGTATGGTGTTCTGGGCACCAAAGAGCTGCTGCAAAGAACCTACAAGAACCTGGAGCAAAAAGTGCAGCTGGAG TGTGACGGTCAGTACATCCCCCTGCCCAGCCTACAGGGGATTGCAGTGTTGAACATCCCCAGCTACGCAGGCGGAACCAACTTCTGGGGCGGCACCAAGGAGGACGAT ATCTTCTGTGCTCCATCGTTTGACGATAAGATCCTGGAGGTGGTGGCCGTGTTTGGGAGCATGCAGATGGCCGTGTCCAGAGTCATCAAGCTGCAACATCATCGCATAGCCCAG TGTCGAACGGTGAAGATCACCATCCTGGGAGACGAGGGCGTTCCCATCCAGGTGGACGGCGAGGCCTGGATCCAGCCGCCCGGAGTAATCAAGATCCAGCACAAGAACAGAGCGCAGATGCTCACCAGAGACCGG GCGTTTGAGAACACGCTGAAGTCATGGGAGGACAAACTGAAGTACGACAAGCCCCCGCTGCGGCCTCACCTCTACCCGCAGCAGTCTGTGGATCTGGCCACAGAGGAGGAGAACGCCCTGATGCAGATGTGCGCCCGGGCGGCCGAAGAGCTCATCACAAG GATATGCGAAGCCGCCAAAACCAACGGGCTTTTGGAGCAGGAGCTGGCTCACGCTGTTAACGCCGCGTCTCACGCCATCAACAAAATGCACCCCAAGTTCCCAGAG AGTCTGACTAGGAACACTGCTATCGAGGTGGCGAGCACCGTCAAGGCGCTGCACAACGAGACTGAGTCCCTTCTGTTGGGACGAGTCTCTCTG CAACTGGACCCGcctgaggaggagcagctgtCCAGTGCTTTGCAGAGCCTGGATGTTGAACTGGGCAAACTGGGAGAAATCCCCTGGCTGTACCACATACTGCAGCCCAACGACGAGGAG